The genomic interval CTTTTACGGTTAATTTTGATATAGATCAGTACAATGTTCATAAAAATTGTGTGTTGAAACTTACGAGGTCGGTAGTATGTTGATTGTTAGTGGATGGCGTTAAAACTGTAGATAAGGTTACCAGATTGGGCAACCAGTCACTCCATTAATGTCCCATCAGCCTACTGGTAGTGTAGTATAGACGATTTGTATTAATGAAATTCCTATTAATTCGAGACCTAGACCTCGCCACGTTTCAACAGGCACGTTTCTCGTGTAAGCCCGCACTATCATCCACCCATTTCATTCCTCCGCAATAGAATTAAGTACAGAAAAGCCAATCGAGTATCTGGAATCGACTGTTATTGGACAGAGTGAGAGCTTCGATGCTGTCAGCTCCCATCagccttcctcctcttctttcgcCGGTTGTTCTCGCACTCAAGGGAGAGCAGCGGGAGCGTAGCTCTGGTCAGGCTTGACGACCTTTTCGGTGTCGAGCTGCACGTCGGTGTAGGCGGGCCAGGCAATCTTGCGGGTGTTGTCGTTGACAACGGACATGGTCGTGAAGCCATTGCCTGGGCCGAACTGGCCGCTCCAGCCCGAAGTGACGGTGAAAGCGCCGCACTTCACAGGGCCACCGCTGGCCTCGGAGGCCTCGTTGCCCTTCACGACAAAAGTACACGGGGTAGCAACTCCGGAACCGATTTCGATGCCGAAGGTCCAGGTGCAGGAAGTGTCCTTGGCGTTGCAGACGCGCTTCATGTTCGTGATAGTCCACTCAGGGCCGGCGGTCATCATGGACACGGGAGCGGCGAGGACTGCCGAGGAGGCGAAGAGGGTAGACAGAAGAAACTGAGTGAGCTG from Penicillium psychrofluorescens genome assembly, chromosome: 5 carries:
- a CDS encoding uncharacterized protein (ID:PFLUO_007438-T1.cds;~source:funannotate), whose protein sequence is MQLTQFLLSTLFASSAVLAAPVSMMTAGPEWTITNMKRVCNAKDTSCTWTFGIEIGSGVATPCTFVVKGNEASEASGGPVKCGAFTVTSGWSGQFGPGNGFTTMSVVNDNTRKIAWPAYTDVQLDTEKVVKPDQSYAPAALP